The Capsicum annuum cultivar UCD-10X-F1 chromosome 3, UCD10Xv1.1, whole genome shotgun sequence genomic sequence GAGAGTCATATGATGTTGTAACAAGTTGTCTAGCCCGATTTAATAACTTGTGAATCATTACTTACACTGTTATTAATATGATCTTTAATTAAGTATTTTATTAATTGTTATTAATagatttagataattttttttaaaaattgatagtATTTCAATCGTCAATTCAAAAGACTTTAGAAATAATAGACATCGATACATTAAACATAATTGGTATAAACGTTTATAATTTTCAATTAAACGTATTTGGAAACATACTGTGAAAATTGAAACGTATTTTCAAACcgatttaaacataattttttactaattctaattcacaagtaaaaaattttctctaattctaattctttattaaaatattttcctccacacttaaatattttttagtgaaACGTATTTTTAGTATTTGGAAACATACAGTGGTAAATACGTTTAGAATTTGTCAATTTTCACACATACTCATTATTTGTTAATTTAagtataatttcataattttaaaatataatcattattGTTAGATACGTTTCAAATACATTTACTTAGATTGACATTCTTAATTTCAGTTAGTATAATTTTACAccttttcaagttaaaaaaaataattagataaagATCTCAATATTTCAGCATGATCTCAGTCAATGTTTATTCTTTCATAGTAAGAATTTTATTTGTGACAGTAAAAGACAATCAATACTTAAATTTGAACATAACATCCTTGACTCTAGCTACGACTGTTCAAAATcgaatcaaaatcaataatctgTAATGACATTTTGGTTAGTGAACTAGTGGTTCGGCTTATCGGATTACCAAGTGTAAAGTATGTGTGATTTGttgttattataatattttacaaattatatttgaaaattatatatatatatatatatattaattttatttaagcataataataaaaaaaataatttattagaaaTCATTTAgcaacaaatataagtaataattcacaatttataaaatcgtCGTAATATAGGGGTGAAAGAGTTATATGATTAGCACTTATACCTCTCGACAGATGTGAACTGTATGCATAATTTCTGTAAGTGTCAACGTTTATCAGGTTTAAGGCATGTTGAGTTGTCGTCATTGCAATATCTTACAAATTATGCCtgagaattatttaaatatatattttaattttatttaaccatatacttaaaaaaataaaaaattagagataatttTAGTAACAAGAAGAGAAAGTCGTAGAAgaacatgagaaaaaaaatagacagTAAACGTAGTGTTTGAGTTATAGCAAAAAATATGTACGtttttgaagaaatatatgtattttaatggtATAAGACTATTGATATATTCTTGCCTAAGAATTTGTGTTGCAATTAAATTGCAATATAGGGAGTATACATATTTTAATGGTTAATTACCTTgactttaaaaaaatagaaaaaaatttcaaaaggcTACTATAGACTTTTTAATATtatggtcaaagttttatggccatttagcatCATCCATAATtttcaaagaataattaataagactaatttgatagtaaaataaacccctaataaattttttcttaatgggtgtgccaagtccaTAGGAGTCAACTAATATGAAAGGGATGGagtataaaatatttgactgatGTTCAAAATTATTTCAATGTTACTTAAATTAGAAtggaagaaaaagtattatatatcgcaataattaaaaaacttaaaatattctaataattgattatctaaattctatttttatcacATAAATTAAGGCAAAAAAACTAATATATATTAAGTCTCTACTAGCACGGGCTCCTCGATATCTAGTAGCATCATAAATATGCAATACATTGATAtgagtaaaattaattaaaatgtagTTTTCCAGAGAAAACATTAGTACCTACTTACAATGTTCTTTGATATCAAACTGAAAGCAGTAGGAAAGAGAATTACTCCAACAATACACACGTGCAGGTGAATTATTGCAAAAGTTCTTTAATACAGTAGAATTGCTTATGCAACgatttcttgatcatttcatATTCTTAACCAGCCCTCTTTCTATAACAGCATTTTTTATGAGATTAAGAGAATCCTCGAAATCATCAAGCAATTGTTGTGGATCAGGAATGGCATTTTCATCAACAGATACCACGATGATCATCTTATCGATATAGCTTTGCATACTGATCATCAATGCCTAGAATTACAATTATTGGAAATCAGAATCTTGTTGATGACGTAAAATATCTGGACTATTAGTCTATCAATCGGTTGTAGCAAACATTTAATTACTTTATGGTCTAATTAATCATCGAATGTCTTACAACACACAATTACATGTTATTAAGGTCTTTTACTTGATAATGCACAATATTTGTATTACTATCAACGCATATAAAGTAACCTCTTCAACTAATTAGCTAGGGCCTAGGACCAAGAGACAATTAGTCCTCTCATTTCAATTTCCTcagaaattttatctttaaacaATATTTCCACTTACAGACTCAATGAACAAAAATAACTAATGAGGCTTCTACAGGTAATTCTCCTTATGCAGTGTAGGACTTGGACGCTATGCATTATACTAGCATAAGAACTTACTTTCACATAATGTTTACAGTacattattcaatttattttcacCAATTatgttaaataataaatatatgtaATGTAGGAAAGACGCATGTATCATGCATTCAACTGATTACTGATGAATTTTAACTACATTAAGCATGCTTGTTGCAAGTAATTTGGATACAGTATTATGTTTAATGATCTCCATTTTAGTGGTTATGATTAAAGAGAAAATGCCTCAACAATTAAGTGAGTGGATGAATACTTACATTTGGCTGCCCATAAGCACTAGGAGCAAAATAAGAAAGGGGGTACCCACAAAACCCAATTTCCTCCTGTGGTCCAACCAAGTTGCTGAAGCATATTGTTGCATTTGAGAATCCTCTGAGACTCAACTCTGTAGCTATCTATTATAGAATCAATCAATGAGTACATTGTTAGAATAAGTCGAACTATGATAATAGGTAACTCATTCATGAGTTCTATGAGATGATCGTTAATGTGTATAGTTTTTTCTTCTCGAGACCAAAAATGCTATATTATCTATACATTATGTTTTATGGACATTGGACAAACTAAATGTATCTTAAATATGCAATATACCTTGATCCCAAGAAACTTGATTATTATCTGGGCCATGGTCAAAGTGATTAAAGCTTCAAAGGATTTCTTCTTTCGATCTGCAGTTGCCTTTGCTTCTTTCACATAATCAAAAGGATTATCCCGCAGTGCAATCTTGAACGGTAACAACACGAAACCGAACCAATTTCCCCAACCCCGCTTCCCTTTGCTGCATTTCTCCATCATATCGGCAAGGTCCTGAAAGTTTCGTTCATACATGGCatatgattttataataataataatataatctcCGTCTCAATGCAGTGTGCATTATTGTTTAGATTTCGAGAATTAAATTTATAATGTATGTAATGATGAACATGGATACATCCATTACAGTATTCACAAGCATTCTCATtgacttttttaatatatatttttattattatacgACTGTaacttattatttattatcaaaTACATAGTGTTATTAAAAGGGCAGTCTGGTGCAttaagctaccgctatgcgcggtatccgggaaagggccccaccacaagggtgtattttacacaaccttaccttgcatttctgccagaggcctTGAAagcgtgacctcctgatcacatgacaacaatgttattatatcaataaatttattattaaataatttttcagtatatttttaaaattattaatattgtgacttaaattactttttaagtaattttcaaatatataaatgttatatagaaaaaaaacttaaagattctatatctgaaatcataCTAAAAGTTAAAGAACATAGATTCTCAAAATGTGAATGTTATATAAAAAGAGACAGTACAAACAAGGCAAGAAAGTACTTCAATTCCTGCGGAGGATCTTAGGTTAAAAATAAGACAGGACCGAAGCCGAATGCCTTTGGGAAGATTGTTGTTTCTCTCTGTGGCTCCCTTGTCTTTCCCACCAACAGCTGTGAATATTTGGAACAATTGAGTTATCAGCTAGTTTAAGCgatgtagatttttttttcttgaacaaGTATATATTACTAACAAAACTCATAATTGCAAATATCGATTGAGTTAAACGAAGAGAAAATAAAGGTTGAATCAATCAAATTTAAGTCGTGAATCCGTTCCGGGGAAAATACGTACCTGAGATCCTGCTTGAATTACTAGAATTTGTGAATAAAATAACTTACCATATCTCCTATTGAGATATTTGGATAAACCAGCTTGTGTTAATCCCAGGGCAACATCATTTATAGTCTGCGGAGAAAATATATGCAACATTATCATTATTAGCTAACTTtcacaacaatatcaacaatagcTTGATAACTTACAACATTCATAGCATTTTTCACAAACTTCAAATCATCCAGACTGATTATCCGGTGAACCATTCGTCTAGCTTTAGTAGACTCAGAACCCGGCACTACGCTGATTGGCGTTTTTGTATCCTTGAGGAAGGCGATTGTGATGATGAACATGAATACATCCACTACAGTATTCACAAGCATTCT encodes the following:
- the LOC107853302 gene encoding wax ester synthase/diacylglycerol acyltransferase 11, with product MEAAMAKGLRSRSSGLKPIETKRKASIEEYDVVNVKDEPLSPMARLFHDTRFNVHVITLMAGKTQISLQPMKEKLVHTLLKHPRFTSLMVVDEENLTDMKWVQTKVDLDQHIIIPEVDESQLESPDKFVEDYVYNLSKTSLDRTKPLWDIHFLNVKTRNAECVGVFRIHHSLGDGTSLISLLLACTRQTADEHKLPTIPTKKRRPASSGYSTKKGPCRLLGAFCLFIRMLVNTVVDVFMFIITIAFLKDTKTPISVVPGSESTKARRMVHRIISLDDLKFVKNAMNVTINDVALGLTQAGLSKYLNRRYAVGGKDKGATERNNNLPKGIRLRSCLIFNLRSSAGIEDLADMMEKCSKGKRGWGNWFGFVLLPFKIALRDNPFDYVKEAKATADRKKKSFEALITLTMAQIIIKFLGIKIATELSLRGFSNATICFSNLVGPQEEIGFCGYPLSYFAPSAYGQPNALMISMQSYIDKMIIVVSVDENAIPDPQQLLDDFEDSLNLIKNAVIERGLVKNMK